A genomic region of Fusarium falciforme chromosome 4, complete sequence contains the following coding sequences:
- a CDS encoding ADP-ribosylation factor-like protein 1, translating into MGNSVSWLSGLLWAKKEIRILILGLDNAGKTTLLYRLKVGEVVTTIPTIGFNVESVTYKNLNFNVWDLGGQTSIRPYWRCYYANTAAVIFVVDSTDIERLQTASEELSAMLNEEELKDAALLVFANKQDQPGAKGAGEISEALRLGELRDRNWSIMACSAVDGSGVNEGMDWLVQTVNQD; encoded by the exons atgggTAACTCAGTATCATGGCTGTCGGGCCTGCTGTGGGCAAAGAAGGAGATTAGGATATTGATTCTGGGTCTG GATAACGCGGGCAAGACAACTCTGCTCTACCGGTTGAAG GTTGGCGAGGTCGTCACCACGATACCCACGATCGGCTTCAACGTCGAATCCGTCACCTACAAGAATCTTAATTTCAACGTCTGG GATCTCGGTGGTCAAACAAGCATCCGACCATACTGGCGGTGCTACTACGCCAACACGGCGGCCGTCATCTTCGTGGTGGACTCTACCGATATCGAGCGATTACAGACGGCGTCGGAAGAGCTCTCGGCCATGCTaaacgaggaggagctcaaggacgcGGCGCTCCTGGTGTTTGCCAACAAGCAGGACCAGCCCGGAGCCAAGGGCGCGGGCGAGATCTCGGAGGCGCTGCGTCTGGGCGAGCTGCGCGACCGCAACTGGAGCATCATGGCATGCTCGGCGGTCGACGGCAGCGGTGTGAACGAGGGCATGGATTGGCTTGTG CAAACCGTCAACCAAGACTAA
- a CDS encoding E3 ubiquitin ligase complex SCF subunit has product MNPLLGFVLSRWLAVPGPPLIHSPAPQDFTGIIISSATTMSDSAPSQKVWLVSNDNAKIEVDRTVVERSMLLKNMLEDLGDVVISVENPIPIPNVNEAVLRKVIEWCDHHRGDPPQAADDESDARKKTTDIEEWDQKFMQVDQEMLFEIILASNYLDIKPLLDVGCKTVANMIKGKSPEEIRKTFNITNDFTPEEEEQIRRENEWAEDR; this is encoded by the exons ATGAACCCCCTGCTAGGCTTTGTCCTGTCGAGGTGGCTGGCCGTGCCT GGTCCTCCTCTGATTCACAGCCCTGCGCCCCAAG ATTTTACAGGAATAATCATCTCATCAGCCACCACAATGTCTGACTCTGCCCCCTCCCAGAAGGTCTGGCTAGTCTCCAACGACAACGCCAAAATCGAAGTCG ATCGCACCGTCGTTGAGCGCTCAATGCTGCTGAAGAACATgcttgaggatcttggtgATGTCGTTATCAGTGTGGAGAACCCCATCCCCATTCCCAAC GTCAACGAAGCCGTCCTCCGCAAGGTGATTGAGTGGTGCGACCACCACCGTGGCGACCCTCCTCAAGCTGCCGACGACGAGTCCGACGCCCGCAAGAAGACCACTGATATTGAGGAGTGGGACCAGAAGTTCATGCAGGTCGACCAAGAGATGCTCTTTGAGATCATTCTT GCCTCCAACTACCTCGACATCAAGCCCCTTCTTGACGTTGGCTGCAAGACTGTCGCCAACATGATCAAGGGCAAGTCTCCCGAGGAGATCCGAAAGACattcaacatcaccaacgaCTTCACccccgaagaggaggagcagatccGCCGCGAGAACGAGTGGGCCGAGGACCGTTGA
- a CDS encoding Mannosyltransferase, producing MWRRTYLILVLIRLWFALSPSYLHPDENFQGPEVIAGQIFSYPVRHTWEFTSENPIRSVFPLWPVYGLPMLLLRWLWIGNGQDGEIPPIAVFWTLRVLMFLISFVLEDWALHELIQSPRHRRVAVLLVASSYVTWTYQTHTFSNSIETLVVAWSLVLIQRLADPRQRSCVLSATVLGIVGVFGVFNRITFPAFLFIPGFRLIPVFWKRPGSLVCLILAAAVTTVIAIGLDTAFYLPSPITWTDLINKPVITPLNNFKYNSATENLAQHGLHPWYQHLVANLPLLLGPAAALLIFKPAFSLRLYSAISGLVVLSAFQHQEARFLLPTVPLFLSSIHMPRNQTLFRLWTSAWIIFNLFLGVMMGIYHQGGVVPGQVFLSQQPDATQAIWWKTYTPPVWLLNGKNEVLTTRDVMGLKGDLLLEQLYQLATCDTPADRRNQEYLKEKNGTYLMAPASATWLDSYLPNKGLEGLRFREVWRYRQHLNLDDLDFEDDGVWGTLARVIGRRGLVAWRVTKSCPH from the exons ATGTGGCGGCGGACATATCTCATTTTGGTTCTCATCCGGCTGTGGTTTGCATTGTCACCCAGCTATCTACACCCCGACGAGAACTTCCAAGGCCCCGAGGTCATAGCCG GACAGATCTTTAGTTACCCTGTGCGCCATACCTGGGAATTTACGAGCGAGAACCCGATCCGAAGCGTCTTTCCATTATGGCCTGTCTACGGTCTCCCGATGCTCCTCCTGCGGTGGCTATGGATTGGTAATGGGCAGGACGGCGAGATACCCCCGATTGCCGTTTTCTGGACCCTGCGCGTCCTCATGTTCTTGATCAGCTTCGTGCTCGAGGACTGGGCGCTACACGAATTGATTCAGTCGCCGAGGCATCGCCGGGTCGCTGTTCTCCTGGTTGCCTCGTCCTACGTGACGTGGACCTACCAGACGCACACGTTTTCCAACTCTATTGAAACATTGGTAGTCGCGTGGAGTCTGGTCTTGATCCAGCGACTCGCTGATCCACGG CAACGGTCATGCGTCCTATCCGCCACTGTTCTCGGAATAGTAGGTGTCTTTGGCGTCTTCAACCGAATTACCTTTCCAGCCTTCCTTTTTATTCCCGGGTTTCGCCTGATTCCCGTCTTCTGGAAGAG GCCTGGATCACTTGTGTGCTTGATTTTGGCTGCGGCCGTGACGACAGTGATTGCCATCGGGTTGGATACTGCATTCTATCTGCCTAGTCCTATCACATGGACCGACTTGATCAACAAGCCCGTAATCACACCCCTCAACAACTTCAAGTACAACTCGGCCACCGAGAATCTGGCTCAGCATGGCCTTCACCCGTGGTACCAGCATCTGGTCGCAAACCTGCCTTTGCTGCTGGGTCCAGCTGCGGCACTTTTGATCTTCAAGCCTGCCTTTTCCCTTCGGCTCTACTCGGCTATTTCTGGACTAGTTGTTCTTTCGGCTTTCCAGCATCAAGAGGCGAGGTTCTTATTGCCGACGGTGCCGCTGTTCCTATCATCGATCCACATGCCCCGGAACCAGACGCTGTTTCGGTTATGGACATCGGCATGGATCATTTTTAACCTGTTTCTTGGGGTGATGATGGGCATCTATCACCAAGGTGGGGTGGTGCCGGGGCAGGTCTTTTTGAGCCAGCAACCAGACGCAACCCAGGCGATCTGGTGGAAGACTTATACCCCACCAGTCTGGCTTCTTAACGGGAAGAACGAGGTCCTGACGACGCGAGACGTCATGGGTCTCAAGGGAGACTTGCTTCTCGAGCAACTATACCAGCTCGCGACCTGTGACACCCCGGCCGACAGACGAAACCAGGAGTatctgaaggagaagaacggCACGTACCTGATGGCCCCCGCCTCAGCGACGTGGTTAGACTCCTACCTCCCCAACAAGGGGCTGGAGGGGCTACGATTTAGGGAGGTTTGGCGTTACCGGCAGCACTTGAACCTGGATGATTTGGACTTTGAGGACGACGGCGTTTGGGGCACTCTAGCCAGAGTGATTGGGCGGCGGGGTCTCGTCGCATGGAGGGTGACGAAAAGCTGTCCTCACTGA